One window from the genome of Xiphophorus hellerii strain 12219 chromosome 16, Xiphophorus_hellerii-4.1, whole genome shotgun sequence encodes:
- the LOC116735975 gene encoding kinesin-like protein KIF11-B, with the protein MDGAFSSLQRSVQHHSAAHDRMLTGYAHAVDGLLMGLDRAVLERQRAELQEQLEAVQQLVRSFLLEELQQDVPTGVTPCL; encoded by the coding sequence ATGGACGGCGCCTTCAGCAGCCTGCAGCGCAGCGTGCAGCATCACAGCGCCGCCCATGACCGCATGCTGACCGGCTACGCCCACGCCGTGGACGGCCTGCTGATGGGTTTGGACCGGGCGGTTCTGGAGCGGCAGCGGGCGGAGCTGCAGGAGCAGCTGGAGGCGGTTCAGCAGCTGGTCCGAAGCTTcctgctggaggagctgcagcaggacgTTCCTACTGGTGTGACTCCTTGTTTATGA
- the c1qtnf6a gene encoding complement C1q tumor necrosis factor-related protein 1 gives MLGVLLLLLSSSSPGVTVPPPLSPCSRCCDHMPPAEGSGDPPALAEFSHVPEIRTYINMTILKGDKGDRGDRGTPGNVGHEGPPGAQGVAGSKGSKGHAGPPGDPCKLSHSAFSVARRKSLHSDDAYQAVIFDTVFVNLGGDFDMFHGKFFCRVAGVYFFNVNIHTWNFKETYLHVMQNDAERAIVYAQPSDRSIMQSQSVMLELRPRDAVWVRLFKRERENAIYSDDVDVYVTFNGYLIKAGGE, from the exons ATGTTGggcgtcctcctcctcctgctctcctcctcctctcctggGGTCACGGTTCCTCCGCCCCTCTCTCCCTGCAGCAGATGCTGTGACCACATGccgccagcagagggcagcggAGATCCTCCGGCGCTGGCGGAGTTCAGCCACGTCCCAGAGATCCGCACCTACATCAACATGACTATACTGAAAG GTGACAAAGGAGATCGTGGGGACAGAGGAACCCCAGGAAACGTTGGACACGAAGGCCCTCCAGGGGCCCAAGGCGTAGCGGGGTCAAAGGGCAGCAAAGGCCATGCGGGTCCTCCAGGAGACCCCTGCAAGCTGTCGCACTCTGCCTTCTCCGTGGCCCGCCGGAAGTCCCTGCACAGCGACGACGCCTACCAGGCGGTGATCTTCGACACGGTCTTCGTCAACCTCGGCGGCGACTTCGACATGTTCCACGGGAAGTTCTTCTGCCGGGTCGCCGGGGTCTACTTCTTCAACGTCAACATCCACACGTGGAACTTCAAGGAGACGTACCTGCACGTCATGCAGAACGACGCGGAGCGGGCCATCGTTTACGCCCAGCCCAGCGACCGCTCCATCATGCAGAGCCAGAGCGTCATGCTGGAGCTGCGGCCGCGCGACGCCGTGTGGGTGCGTTTGTTCAAGAGGGAGCGCGAGAACGCCATCTACAGCGACGACGTGGACGTCTACGTCACGTTCAACGGATACCTCATCAAAGCCGGCGGGGAATGA
- the chst12a gene encoding carbohydrate sulfotransferase 12, giving the protein MGTSRMFRIFVVLGSAFMILLIIIYWDDVGAAHLYLHTPVSLGPKVPHPQPPQSRPHTTRTPSFLSDIDAFVNQFLEPGTGEPTDTVPVDSSNQSEKSEERYVPRREWKIHLAPVAAELRERQEKRRRLLQEVCANDSVPFPGKNRSFDDIPNKELDHLIVDDRHGIIYCYVPKVACSNWKRIMIVLSESLQQDGAPQRDPLAIPRDLVHNSSMHFTFNKFWKRYGKFAKHLMKVKLKKYTKFLFVRDPFVRLISAYRNKFEMRNEDFYRHFAQVMLRRYANQPTPPASVDEAFALGNRPSFSHFTQYLLDPQTEKDMPFNEHWRQVYRLCHPCQIQYDFVGHLETAEEDAEHLLRLLRVDNVVEFPTSQRNLTASSWETDWFGPVPVEARRQLYKLYEPDFRLFGYDRPESILNE; this is encoded by the exons ATGGGAACATCCAGGATGTTCCGCATTTTCGTGGTTCTGGGCTCGGCTTTCATGATCCTCCTAATCATCATCTACTGGGACGACGTGGGAGCCGCCCACCTCTACCTGCACACCCCGGTGTCCCTGGGCCCCAAGGTCCCCCACCCGCAGCCCCCCCAGTCGAGGCCCCACACCACCCGGACCCCGTCCTTCCTGTCCGACATCGACGCCTTCGTCAACCAGTTCCTGGAGCCCGGAACCGGGGAGCCCACGGACACGGTGCCGGTGGACTCCAGCAACCAGTCGGAGAAGTCAGAGGAGCGCTACGTCCCCCGGAGGGAGTGGAAGATTCACCTGGCGCCGGTTGCCGCGGAGCTACGGGAGAGACAG GAAAAGAGGCGACGGTTACTCCAGGAGGTCTGCGCCAACGACAGCGTGCCGTTTCCGGGCAAAAACCGTTCGTTTGATGACATTCCTAACAAGGAGTTGGATCATCTCATTGTGGATGACAGACACGGCATTATCTACTGCTATGTTCCCAAG GTGGCGTGCAGCAACTGGAAGCGCATCATGATCGTCCTCAGCGAGAGCCTGCAGCAGGACGGCGCTCCTCAGAGAGACCCTCTGGCCATCCCCAGGGACCTGGTCCACAACAGCAGCATGCACTTTACCTTCAACAAGTTCTGGAAGCGCTACGGCAAGTTTGCAAAGCACCTCATGAAG GTGAAGCTGAAGAAGTACACAAAGTTCCTGTTCGTGCGGGACCCGTTTGTGCGTCTCATCTCCGCCTACAGGAACAAATTTGAGATGCGCAACGAGGACTTCTACCGGCACTTTGCACAAGTCATGCTGCGCCGCTACGCCAACCAGCCCACGCCTCCCGCCTCCGTGGACGAGGCCTTCGCTCTGGGTAACCGCCCGTCCTTCTCCCACTTCACCCAGTACCTCCTGGACCCGCAGACCGAGAAGGACATGCCCTTCAACGAGCACTGGCGGCAGGTGTACCGCCTCTGCCACCCGTGCCAGATCCAGTACGACTTCGTGGGCCACCTGGAAACGGCAGAGGAGGACGCCGAGCACCTGCTGCGCCTGCTGCGGGTGGACAATGTGGTGGAGTTCCCCACCTCGCAGAGGAACCTGACAGCGAGCAGCTGGGAGACGGACTGGTTCGGTCCGGTGCCTGTGGAGGCACGCCGGCAGCTCTACAAGCTCTACGAGCCCGACTTCCGGCTTTTTGGTTACGACAGGCCAGAGTCCATCCTCAATGAGTGA